In one window of Fictibacillus phosphorivorans DNA:
- a CDS encoding PTS transporter subunit EIIC, with translation MGKEQQMAHGIIEKLGGSSNIQSLMHCMTRIRVNLHDPSKADLKGLKEVDGVLGVVEDDTLQIIVGPGIVNRVTLAMSEETGMNIQSLDETDPMDLEQMARMNKDAINKKNATPFKQFLRKIASIFIPLIPAIVASGLIAGMSNVAVRMGADPESSIMQMLSLIGWGVFSYLAVFVGINTAKEFGGTPALGGAAGILLINPGLANITLFGDPLVVGRGGLIGVMLAAVLIAFLEKRIRKFVHPSIDIIVTPTLALLITGFATLFVLQPVGGFLSDLITKGLLNLIDIGGIFSGLILAGTFLPLVVTGLHQGLTPVHMELINTIGDDPLLPILAMGGAGQVGAAFAIYFKTKNQRLRKVIKGGLPVGMLGIGEPLIFGVTLPLGRPFLTACLGAAVGGAFQAFYEVATIAIGVSGIPLVFLVNANEMVLYLVGLVIAYFFGFLFTWTFGFKESMAKDI, from the coding sequence ATGGGGAAAGAGCAGCAAATGGCTCATGGCATCATTGAAAAGCTTGGAGGTTCTTCAAACATCCAATCGTTGATGCACTGTATGACTAGAATTCGGGTTAATTTACACGACCCGTCAAAGGCTGATCTAAAAGGTCTTAAAGAAGTAGATGGTGTGTTGGGAGTCGTGGAAGATGATACGTTACAAATCATCGTTGGGCCGGGCATCGTTAATCGTGTCACGCTTGCGATGAGCGAAGAAACAGGTATGAACATCCAGTCTCTTGATGAGACAGACCCAATGGATCTTGAACAGATGGCAAGAATGAATAAGGATGCCATCAACAAAAAGAACGCAACTCCTTTTAAACAGTTTTTACGTAAGATCGCTAGCATCTTTATTCCGTTAATTCCTGCAATTGTTGCTTCAGGTTTAATTGCTGGGATGTCAAACGTAGCTGTAAGAATGGGTGCTGATCCAGAATCTTCAATCATGCAGATGCTGAGCTTGATCGGTTGGGGTGTTTTTAGTTATTTAGCTGTGTTTGTCGGAATCAATACTGCTAAAGAATTTGGTGGAACTCCAGCATTAGGTGGAGCAGCAGGTATTTTGCTGATTAACCCGGGTCTTGCGAACATCACCCTCTTTGGAGATCCACTTGTGGTAGGACGTGGTGGATTAATTGGTGTAATGCTTGCCGCTGTACTAATTGCCTTTTTGGAAAAGCGTATTAGAAAATTTGTACACCCCTCCATCGACATTATTGTTACGCCAACATTAGCTTTACTAATTACAGGTTTTGCTACGCTATTTGTTCTTCAGCCAGTAGGTGGATTTTTGTCAGATTTAATTACAAAAGGTTTGTTAAATTTAATTGATATTGGCGGTATTTTCTCTGGACTTATCTTAGCAGGAACATTCCTTCCATTGGTTGTAACAGGATTGCATCAAGGATTAACACCAGTTCACATGGAGCTTATTAATACGATCGGTGATGATCCATTGTTGCCTATTCTAGCAATGGGTGGAGCAGGGCAAGTAGGTGCTGCATTTGCGATCTACTTTAAGACGAAGAACCAACGTCTTCGTAAAGTAATTAAAGGTGGATTACCTGTAGGTATGCTAGGGATTGGAGAACCGTTAATCTTTGGTGTTACTCTCCCACTCGGGCGACCATTCTTAACAGCTTGTCTTGGAGCAGCAGTCGGGGGAGCGTTCCAAGCGTTTTATGAAGTCGCTACGATTGCCATTGGTGTATCAGGAATACCACTCGTGTTCCTTGTCAACGCAAACGAAATGGTTCTCTATCTAGTAGGATTAGTTATTGCGTATTTCTTCGGATTCTTGTTCACATGGACGTTTGGATTTAAAGAGAGCATGGCAAAAGACATCTAA
- the nagB gene encoding glucosamine-6-phosphate deaminase, with product MRLIKVSDEEELSRMAAEYVFSEIKNADRVVLGLATGRTPLGMYRYLSKYSKEYKLLFSHVHTVNLDEYVGSRAYHAYMQENFFDHIGIPINQTHLPDGEALDLERECKRYEEVIQQLSGIDLQVLGIGENGHIGFNEPGTDFSSRTHVVELTESTLSANAKYFTHEKQPQKAITMGIGTILESKEILLLAAGVKKANAVKELFKGSLNENIPATVLNHHPSVTVIADRGARSLLEEES from the coding sequence TTGAGATTAATTAAGGTTTCCGACGAAGAAGAGCTTAGTAGAATGGCAGCTGAATATGTATTCTCTGAAATAAAGAATGCTGATCGCGTTGTGCTCGGCCTTGCAACAGGTAGGACACCTTTAGGCATGTACAGATACCTTTCAAAATATAGTAAAGAATATAAGCTTCTCTTTTCTCATGTACACACCGTAAATTTAGATGAATATGTCGGTTCTAGAGCTTATCATGCTTACATGCAAGAAAACTTTTTCGACCATATTGGTATACCAATCAATCAAACTCATCTCCCAGATGGTGAAGCCTTAGACCTTGAGAGAGAATGCAAGCGGTATGAAGAAGTGATCCAGCAGCTGAGTGGAATTGATTTACAAGTGCTAGGTATAGGAGAGAACGGACACATCGGTTTTAATGAACCAGGTACTGATTTTAGTTCACGAACGCATGTAGTAGAGTTAACGGAATCGACCTTGAGTGCGAACGCGAAATATTTTACTCATGAGAAACAGCCCCAAAAAGCAATTACGATGGGAATTGGCACGATACTGGAGAGCAAAGAAATCTTGCTTCTTGCTGCTGGTGTGAAAAAGGCTAATGCCGTAAAAGAGCTTTTTAAAGGATCTCTGAACGAGAATATACCTGCTACGGTTTTGAATCATCATCCTAGCGTTACGGTTATAGCTGATCGAGGTGCGAGGAGTCTTTTAGAAGAGGAGAGTTAA
- a CDS encoding GntR family transcriptional regulator: protein MIDKTSPMPLYFQIEEAIKQKIDKGEWESETMIPSEREFAENYEVSRMTVRQAINNLVNEGYLTRRKGKGTFVSAKKIEQKLLGLTSFTEDMKSRGFRPASRLISFQKTTAENRVAKALEIKEGQVIYEIRRVRLANDIPMAFETTYVPADLLELNESHIKQGSLYSEVENAGFVIDYATQSLEASISGEAESEILEITKGAAVLLIKRQTYLTTGRPLELVQSVYRGDRYKFMIDMKR from the coding sequence ATGATAGATAAAACATCACCGATGCCCCTTTACTTTCAGATTGAAGAAGCGATCAAACAAAAGATTGATAAGGGTGAATGGGAATCAGAAACCATGATACCTTCTGAAAGAGAGTTTGCAGAGAACTATGAAGTAAGCCGTATGACAGTCCGGCAAGCGATCAATAATCTTGTGAATGAAGGCTACTTAACTCGTCGGAAAGGGAAAGGAACGTTTGTTTCTGCAAAAAAAATTGAACAGAAGCTTTTAGGTCTTACAAGTTTTACTGAAGACATGAAATCTAGGGGCTTTAGGCCAGCATCTAGACTCATATCTTTCCAAAAGACGACTGCTGAAAATAGAGTAGCAAAAGCACTTGAGATCAAAGAGGGCCAGGTAATTTATGAGATTAGACGTGTTCGTCTCGCAAATGATATTCCAATGGCATTCGAGACGACATATGTTCCGGCGGACCTTCTTGAATTAAACGAATCCCACATAAAACAAGGGTCTTTGTATTCTGAAGTTGAGAATGCAGGCTTTGTTATAGATTATGCAACACAAAGTTTAGAAGCTTCCATCTCGGGTGAAGCAGAAAGCGAGATACTTGAAATTACAAAAGGTGCGGCAGTCCTTCTTATTAAAAGACAAACCTATTTAACAACAGGAAGGCCTCTCGAACTTGTTCAGTCTGTGTATCGAGGCGATCGTTACAAATTTATGATTGATATGAAACGCTGA